One Betaproteobacteria bacterium DNA segment encodes these proteins:
- a CDS encoding O-acetylhomoserine aminocarboxypropyltransferase/cysteine synthase produces MADREFGFGTLCLHAGQIPDAATGARAVPIYQTTSFVFDSAEHAASLFNLQTFGNVYSRISNPTVAVFEERMAALEGGRAALAASSGQAAQMCALLTILREGDEIVSSSTLYGGTYSQFDVTFRQFGIHTIFVNADDPENFRKAITPKTRAIYAETMGNPQINVLDIEAVAKIAKEAGVPLIIDNTFASPYLCQPIRFGADIVIHSATKFIGGHGTTMGGVVVESGKFPWGNGKYPMMTEPSRGYHGVIFHETFGDFGYTMKCRMETMRTLGPVLSPFSAWILLQGLETLHVRVERHVQNAMAVATFLQEHPRVSWVNYPGLPGSQYHALAQKYLPKGSGSIMTFGIKGGMEAGVKFIEGLQFFSHLANVGDAKTLVIHPASTTHRQLSEEDQIKAGVGPDMIRLSIGIEDVNDILWDLDQALAQSKA; encoded by the coding sequence ATGGCAGACAGAGAATTCGGATTCGGCACCTTGTGCCTCCACGCGGGACAGATTCCCGACGCGGCCACCGGTGCGCGCGCGGTACCGATCTACCAGACCACGTCCTTCGTGTTCGACTCCGCGGAGCATGCGGCGAGCCTCTTCAATCTTCAGACTTTCGGCAACGTCTATTCGCGCATTTCGAATCCGACCGTCGCGGTGTTCGAGGAGCGCATGGCCGCGCTCGAAGGCGGGCGCGCGGCGCTGGCCGCGTCTTCGGGCCAGGCCGCCCAGATGTGTGCTCTGCTGACCATCCTGCGCGAAGGCGACGAGATCGTCTCGTCCAGTACGCTCTACGGCGGCACGTATTCGCAGTTCGACGTGACCTTCCGCCAGTTCGGCATCCACACCATATTCGTCAATGCGGACGATCCGGAAAACTTCCGCAAGGCGATCACGCCGAAGACGCGCGCGATCTACGCCGAGACCATGGGCAACCCGCAGATCAACGTGCTCGACATCGAGGCCGTGGCAAAAATTGCCAAAGAGGCCGGCGTGCCGCTGATCATCGATAATACATTCGCGTCGCCCTACCTGTGCCAGCCGATCAGATTCGGCGCCGACATCGTCATTCATTCCGCGACCAAGTTCATCGGCGGCCACGGCACCACCATGGGCGGTGTCGTGGTCGAGTCGGGCAAGTTCCCGTGGGGCAACGGCAAGTATCCGATGATGACCGAGCCTTCGCGCGGCTACCACGGGGTGATTTTCCACGAGACCTTCGGCGATTTCGGCTACACCATGAAATGCCGCATGGAAACCATGCGCACGCTAGGTCCGGTCCTGTCGCCGTTTAGCGCGTGGATTCTGCTGCAGGGACTGGAGACGCTGCATGTGCGCGTCGAGCGCCATGTCCAAAATGCGATGGCGGTCGCAACGTTCTTGCAGGAGCACCCGCGCGTTTCCTGGGTGAACTATCCGGGCCTGCCGGGCAGCCAATACCATGCGCTCGCGCAAAAATACCTGCCTAAGGGCAGCGGCTCGATCATGACCTTCGGCATCAAGGGCGGCATGGAAGCCGGTGTGAAATTCATCGAGGGGCTGCAGTTCTTCTCGCACCTGGCCAATGTCGGCGATGCCAAGACACTGGTGATCCATCCCGCATCGACCACGCACCGTCAGCTTTCCGAGGAAGACCAGATCAAAGCCGGCGTCGGACCCGACATGATCCGGCTTTCGATCGGCATCGAGGACGTCAACGACATCCTGTGGGACCTCGACCAGGCTCTTGCCCAGTCCAAAGCTTAG
- a CDS encoding sulfite exporter TauE/SafE family protein: MPFPPETLIAVPLIGLLAYIILGISGFGSALVTIPLLVHFLPLQSVVPLVVMVDFLATVSNGVRFREHVEVAELKLVIPAVIAGILSGVTLLATLPKHAALLMLGGFVTGYGVYRLLIRPSNKPVSRWWGIPTGLVGGLIGGLFGVGGPIYATYMAARIHDPAKMRATLSAVFSFSTGLRLTVYLLSGLLLQSEVWWAFLLLLPSMPVGLAIGHRLHAKLTREQVGGFISVLLVVSGLSLLLRAI, from the coding sequence ATGCCCTTTCCGCCAGAAACCCTGATTGCCGTGCCGCTGATCGGGCTGCTTGCCTACATCATCCTCGGCATTTCCGGGTTCGGTTCGGCCCTGGTCACCATTCCGCTGCTGGTGCACTTTCTGCCGCTGCAGTCCGTGGTACCGCTCGTCGTAATGGTGGATTTTCTGGCCACCGTCTCCAATGGCGTGAGGTTCCGCGAGCATGTCGAAGTGGCCGAATTGAAACTGGTTATCCCGGCGGTCATCGCCGGCATCCTGTCCGGCGTGACGCTGCTGGCCACGTTGCCGAAGCACGCGGCACTCCTGATGCTCGGCGGCTTCGTTACGGGTTACGGCGTCTACCGTCTGTTGATCAGGCCTTCGAACAAACCGGTGTCGCGCTGGTGGGGGATACCTACCGGCCTCGTCGGCGGGCTGATCGGTGGATTGTTCGGCGTGGGCGGGCCGATTTACGCGACTTACATGGCAGCGCGCATCCATGACCCGGCGAAAATGCGCGCCACGCTTTCGGCGGTGTTCTCTTTCAGCACCGGGCTGCGACTGACGGTCTATCTACTCTCCGGCCTGTTGTTGCAGTCCGAAGTCTGGTGGGCGTTCCTGTTGTTGCTGCCGTCGATGCCAGTCGGCCTCGCCATCGGCCACCGCCTGCACGCGAAACTCACTCGCGAGCAGGTCGGCGGTTTCATCAGCGTTCTTCTGGTAGTCAGCGGGCTTTCGCTGTTATTGAGGGCGATCTAA
- a CDS encoding CoA-binding protein, with amino-acid sequence MSDSTDINTLRRILKQYKTIAVVGLSANWYRPSSFAAKYMQEHGYRVIPVNPMYKEVLGETCYASLKDIPDKVDIVDCFRKSEDIEPIADGAIAIGAKVLWMQIGVMNEKAAAKARKAGLEVVQDRCVKIEHGRLFGGLNWVGVNTKVISAKRPKWLPY; translated from the coding sequence ATGAGCGACTCCACCGACATCAACACCCTGCGCCGCATCCTCAAGCAGTACAAGACCATTGCCGTGGTCGGACTGTCGGCCAATTGGTACCGGCCCAGTTCCTTTGCCGCAAAATACATGCAGGAGCACGGCTACCGCGTCATCCCGGTGAACCCTATGTACAAGGAGGTCCTGGGAGAGACGTGCTACGCCTCGCTCAAGGACATTCCCGATAAAGTCGACATCGTGGATTGCTTCCGCAAAAGCGAAGACATCGAACCGATCGCGGACGGGGCCATCGCCATCGGCGCCAAGGTATTGTGGATGCAGATCGGCGTGATGAACGAAAAAGCAGCGGCGAAGGCGCGTAAGGCCGGGCTGGAAGTGGTGCAGGACCGCTGCGTGAAGATCGAACACGGCCGGCTGTTCGGCGGGCTCAACTGGGTCGGCGTGAACACCAAGGTCATTTCCGCCAAGCGGCCGAAGTGGTTACCTTACTGA
- a CDS encoding nucleotidyltransferase — MFERLLERLAGSLDRHKIPYMVIGGQAVLVYGEPRLTRDIDVTVGVDANRTDAMLVVARELGLNVRVEHPAEFVRDTMVLPCEDVTTGIPIDFIFSRSPYEVEALARVRRVTVGRGQVAFASLEDLIIHKLIAGRPRDMEDVRTILLKNRIYDRAYVAKWLVEFDKLLDRPLARQLKELDPG, encoded by the coding sequence ATGTTCGAGCGCCTGCTTGAACGTCTCGCCGGCAGTCTCGACCGGCACAAGATTCCCTATATGGTCATCGGCGGGCAGGCCGTCCTGGTTTACGGCGAGCCGCGCCTGACCAGGGACATTGACGTGACTGTTGGCGTGGATGCGAATCGGACCGACGCAATGCTGGTAGTGGCGCGAGAACTGGGGCTGAACGTCCGCGTCGAGCACCCCGCTGAATTCGTCCGGGATACGATGGTTCTTCCGTGCGAGGATGTGACTACGGGCATTCCGATTGATTTTATTTTCTCGCGCTCGCCCTACGAGGTGGAAGCGCTGGCACGAGTGCGACGCGTGACTGTCGGAAGAGGTCAAGTCGCGTTTGCGAGCCTCGAAGACCTGATCATCCACAAACTCATTGCCGGCCGGCCGCGGGACATGGAAGACGTCCGGACCATCCTCCTGAAGAACCGGATATACGATCGAGCCTATGTGGCGAAATGGCTTGTCGAGTTCGACAAACTTCTGGATCGCCCTCTTGCACGGCAGCTAAAGGAACTCGACCCCGGTTGA
- a CDS encoding alpha/beta fold hydrolase — MMPADGERIVLVHGLWMNGLAMLPLARRLERCGFAVTRHGYQSVRRGLRENARRLASVCEKSGAPLNLVGHSLGGLLIMTMLHNHPQVKAHRVVLVGSPYANSVAAQGMARFAASRGLLGRTLQDWLRQPRPPIPDGVELGAIAGDVSIGLGRLFAHLPRPNDGVVILDETHVPGAADSIVLHTSHSAMLVSPAVARAACAFLKNGRFGQ, encoded by the coding sequence ATGATGCCGGCTGATGGCGAGCGCATCGTGCTCGTCCACGGTTTGTGGATGAACGGCCTGGCCATGCTGCCGCTCGCCCGGCGACTGGAGCGCTGCGGCTTTGCCGTGACCAGGCATGGCTATCAATCCGTGCGGCGGGGCCTGCGCGAGAACGCGCGACGACTGGCCTCGGTCTGCGAAAAGTCCGGCGCGCCATTGAATCTGGTGGGTCACAGCCTCGGCGGTCTGCTGATCATGACCATGTTGCACAATCATCCGCAGGTCAAGGCGCATCGAGTGGTGCTGGTCGGCAGTCCGTATGCAAACAGCGTCGCCGCGCAGGGTATGGCGCGATTCGCGGCGAGTCGCGGATTGCTCGGGCGCACGCTCCAGGACTGGTTGCGTCAGCCCCGGCCGCCAATCCCGGATGGCGTCGAGCTCGGCGCGATCGCGGGAGATGTCTCCATCGGTCTCGGCAGGCTGTTCGCGCACCTGCCCAGGCCGAACGACGGAGTCGTGATTCTGGACGAAACCCATGTGCCGGGAGCGGCCGATTCGATCGTGCTGCATACCAGCCATAGCGCGATGCTGGTTTCGCCGGCGGTCGCGCGTGCCGCCTGCGCGTTTCTGAAGAACGGCAGGTTCGGCCAATGA
- a CDS encoding 3-hydroxyacyl-CoA dehydrogenase — MGADVAAIFAAGGMGVDIVQRPGKTRDSLRERFARSVAELGGVRPDVSLHDAPRDVPWQHAGIVVESVNEDLPLKQRIFAELEALAPADIALTSNSSSFPISRIAGGLESARRMLGLHFFMPAHMVPLVEVVRSDATDPAVAQSVFELMQRLRRKPVMVAKDIPGFLANRMQHALMREAWSLIERGIATPEDVDIAVRYGFGFRYVAAGPILQKEMSGLDVNYLASSTVFPDLCNDAKPAAKLAAKVKAGEIGMKTGKGFYDWPAEKIARTKARYQTALKRGLEILKAEDDAG; from the coding sequence ATGGGCGCCGACGTGGCGGCGATTTTCGCGGCCGGCGGCATGGGTGTGGATATCGTGCAGCGGCCGGGGAAGACCCGAGATTCGCTGCGGGAACGCTTTGCCAGATCGGTGGCGGAACTCGGCGGCGTTCGACCCGATGTCTCGCTGCACGATGCGCCGCGCGATGTGCCGTGGCAGCACGCCGGCATCGTGGTCGAGTCCGTGAACGAAGACCTTCCGCTCAAGCAGCGCATCTTTGCCGAACTCGAAGCGCTCGCGCCCGCCGACATTGCGCTGACCAGCAATTCCTCCAGCTTTCCGATCAGCCGGATTGCCGGCGGCCTTGAGAGCGCGCGCCGCATGCTCGGCCTGCATTTCTTCATGCCGGCGCACATGGTGCCGCTGGTGGAAGTGGTGCGGTCGGACGCCACCGATCCCGCCGTGGCGCAATCGGTGTTCGAGTTGATGCAACGCCTGCGTCGCAAGCCGGTGATGGTGGCGAAGGACATTCCCGGCTTCCTCGCCAACCGCATGCAGCATGCGCTGATGCGCGAAGCGTGGTCGCTGATCGAACGTGGCATCGCCACGCCGGAGGATGTCGACATCGCGGTGCGTTACGGCTTCGGTTTTCGTTATGTCGCCGCCGGACCGATCCTGCAGAAGGAGATGTCGGGACTCGACGTGAACTACCTGGCCTCCAGTACCGTTTTTCCGGATCTGTGCAACGACGCAAAACCGGCCGCGAAACTCGCGGCGAAGGTGAAGGCCGGCGAGATCGGCATGAAAACCGGCAAAGGCTTCTACGACTGGCCGGCGGAAAAAATCGCCAGGACCAAAGCCAGATACCAGACTGCACTCAAGCGCGGATTGGAGATCCTGAAAGCCGAGGATGATGCCGGCTGA
- a CDS encoding aminopeptidase translates to MTRLAFILALVSGLCGCTNIGYYYQAVEGQMQIWNRSRSIAQVIDDTHTPPQVRERLSLVLRVRNFASGELALPDNGSYRKYADLERPFVVWNVFAAGELSVAPKEWCFPFAGCVGYRGYFSQARAEQFGEELRRKGLDVFVTGIPAYSTLGWFDDPVLNTVMRYPDGELARLIFHELAHQVVYVPGDTVFNESFAVAVELEGVDRWLARDGDPAKRAAFELYERRKGAFIDLVMKYRDSLRTLYASAATDTDKRQKKAETFAAMKAEYLTLRSSWGGYAGYDRFFAEELNNAHLVPVATYSELVPGFRRVLAENGGDFRRFYAAVKEIGKLPKEQRQAKLKAG, encoded by the coding sequence ATGACCCGATTAGCTTTCATACTCGCGCTGGTCAGCGGACTCTGCGGTTGCACAAACATCGGCTACTACTACCAGGCCGTCGAAGGGCAGATGCAGATCTGGAATCGCAGCCGTTCGATCGCGCAGGTCATCGACGACACGCACACGCCGCCGCAGGTGCGCGAACGCCTGTCGCTGGTGCTGCGCGTGCGGAATTTCGCTTCCGGCGAACTGGCACTGCCGGATAACGGCAGCTACCGGAAATACGCCGACCTGGAACGTCCGTTCGTGGTCTGGAATGTATTTGCGGCCGGCGAGCTTTCGGTTGCGCCGAAGGAGTGGTGCTTCCCGTTTGCCGGTTGCGTCGGCTACCGCGGTTATTTCAGCCAGGCTCGTGCCGAGCAGTTCGGTGAGGAATTGCGGCGCAAAGGCCTGGACGTCTTCGTCACCGGCATTCCGGCTTATTCCACGCTGGGCTGGTTCGACGATCCCGTGCTCAATACCGTCATGCGCTATCCCGATGGCGAACTCGCGCGGTTGATCTTTCACGAGCTCGCGCATCAGGTTGTTTACGTTCCCGGAGACACCGTGTTCAACGAGTCGTTTGCCGTCGCCGTGGAACTGGAGGGCGTCGACCGCTGGCTGGCGCGCGATGGCGATCCCGCGAAACGTGCCGCCTTCGAATTATACGAACGACGCAAAGGCGCCTTCATCGACCTGGTGATGAAGTACCGCGACAGCCTCAGGACGCTGTACGCGAGTGCAGCGACGGACACGGACAAGCGCCAGAAGAAAGCCGAAACCTTCGCCGCCATGAAAGCGGAGTACCTGACCCTGAGATCTTCCTGGGGAGGCTATGCCGGCTACGACCGTTTCTTTGCCGAGGAGCTGAACAACGCCCATCTCGTACCGGTTGCGACTTATTCCGAGCTGGTACCCGGCTTCCGCCGGGTGCTGGCGGAGAACGGCGGCGACTTCAGGCGCTTCTATGCGGCGGTCAAGGAGATCGGCAAGCTGCCGAAAGAGCAACGGCAGGCGAAACTGAAGGCGGGCTAA